One genomic window of Candidatus Methylomirabilis lanthanidiphila includes the following:
- a CDS encoding Macro domain protein has product MRILVGDILQSKAQTLINTVNCVGVMGKGIALEFKKRFPDMYDDYVKRCERSEVKPGAPYIYKTLFPPQIINFPTKEHWKSISRLSDIERGLKHLIGHYQEWGVTSLAMPPLGCGNGQLEWRVVGPLMYRFVKDMAIPVELYAPYGTHPKELTMEFLEHGAKAHTGQTVRNRQAALNPAWVALVEIVARIEQQPYHWPIGRTLFQKIAYVATNEGLPTGLRYQRGSFGPFSDDLKSVETALVNNGLLQEERRGRMFVVKVGPNFSRIRQKYTSYFEQRAETLEKAADLFMRVNTDQAEVITTVLFTARELAQERREPPSETEVLESVMQWKQKRLPPLDQRTVASTIRNLATLKWLAVTADPKLPVPEEEAIPV; this is encoded by the coding sequence ATGAGAATCCTGGTTGGGGACATACTGCAATCAAAAGCCCAGACGCTGATCAACACGGTCAATTGCGTCGGTGTGATGGGTAAAGGGATCGCGCTCGAGTTCAAGAAGCGGTTCCCGGATATGTATGACGATTACGTCAAGCGGTGCGAACGGAGCGAAGTCAAGCCGGGCGCACCCTACATTTACAAAACCCTATTCCCGCCCCAGATCATTAATTTCCCAACCAAGGAGCATTGGAAATCCATTTCCCGACTCAGCGACATTGAGCGTGGGCTGAAACACCTGATTGGGCATTACCAGGAATGGGGGGTCACCTCGCTCGCCATGCCTCCGCTCGGGTGCGGCAACGGGCAATTGGAATGGCGGGTCGTTGGTCCCTTGATGTATCGGTTCGTCAAAGACATGGCCATTCCGGTCGAACTGTACGCCCCGTATGGCACTCACCCGAAAGAGCTGACGATGGAGTTCCTTGAACATGGCGCTAAAGCGCACACGGGGCAAACCGTCAGAAACAGACAGGCTGCGCTGAATCCGGCTTGGGTAGCGCTGGTGGAGATTGTCGCCCGCATCGAGCAACAACCGTACCACTGGCCGATTGGGAGAACGCTCTTTCAAAAGATCGCGTATGTCGCGACGAACGAGGGATTGCCGACCGGTTTGCGCTATCAGCGAGGCAGCTTCGGCCCGTTCTCAGACGATTTGAAGAGCGTGGAAACCGCGTTGGTCAACAACGGTCTGCTTCAGGAGGAACGGCGCGGGAGGATGTTCGTGGTCAAGGTAGGGCCGAATTTCAGCCGCATTCGGCAAAAGTATACATCCTACTTTGAGCAGAGGGCCGAGACCCTCGAAAAAGCGGCCGATCTGTTTATGCGAGTCAACACCGATCAGGCGGAGGTCATCACCACCGTGCTTTTTACGGCCCGAGAGTTGGCACAGGAAAGACGAGAACCTCCCTCCGAGACTGAAGTGTTAGAATCGGTCATGCAGTGGAAACAGAAACGTCTCCCTCCTCTCGATCAGCGCACTGTCGCCTCAACCATCCGCAACCTGGCCACGTTGAAATGGTTGGCCGTCACAGCCGACCCGAAGCTTCCGGTGCCGGAGGAAGAGGCCATCCCGGTTTAG
- a CDS encoding helicase yields the protein MENIRRTVKRVWGYDALLPWQEEAIGAVLAGRDSIVILPTGGGKSLCYQAPAAAMGKLAVVVSPLIALMKDQVDGLTAAGVPAAFLNSSLTTDERRQVEAGVARGRYHLLYVAPERLVLPPCLGLLRRAGVAFFAIDEAHCISQWGHDFRPEYRQLKAVREAFPDVAIHAFTATATPRVRADIATELALREPEVLVGSFDRPNLVYRVRRRTDRLRQVTEALERHRGAAGIVYCIRRAEVDQLAEALRGRGYRAVAYHAGLADAQRRRAQDDFITERADVIVATVAFGMGIDRSDVRYVIHAGMPKSIEHYQQEAGRAGRDGLTSECLLLYSGGDFGLWRSILMAEGLPAPGALPKLEQMYNYCQGAVCRHRFLVDYFGQAYRADRCGACDVCLGEIAVEDGSATLALQILACVTEMGERFGADYVTDVLRGAETAKIAARRHNRLDTYGVLRQHPKATVRNWIEQLEGDGCLIREEGEYPTLNVTVRGRRALRGEDAAPLLRTVARPARVAPSRPTRQAAPPGLGRTSDEELFETLRALRRTMADERGIPPYLIFSDASLREMARERPTTEDGFLQIKGVGLRKLQELGPRFLACLREHGLSGE from the coding sequence GTGGAAAACATCAGGCGAACCGTGAAGCGGGTGTGGGGCTACGACGCGCTGCTGCCGTGGCAGGAAGAGGCCATTGGGGCGGTGCTGGCGGGACGGGACTCCATCGTCATCCTCCCGACGGGGGGCGGGAAGTCGCTCTGCTACCAGGCGCCGGCGGCGGCGATGGGGAAGCTGGCGGTGGTGGTGTCGCCCCTCATCGCCCTGATGAAGGATCAGGTGGACGGTCTGACCGCCGCCGGGGTGCCGGCCGCCTTCCTGAACAGCAGCCTGACAACCGACGAGCGGCGGCAGGTCGAGGCGGGCGTGGCCCGCGGGCGGTACCACCTGCTGTACGTGGCCCCTGAACGGCTGGTGCTGCCTCCCTGCCTGGGGTTGCTGAGGCGAGCCGGGGTGGCGTTCTTCGCGATCGACGAGGCGCACTGCATCAGCCAGTGGGGGCACGACTTCCGCCCGGAATATCGGCAGCTCAAGGCGGTTCGGGAGGCCTTTCCGGACGTGGCCATCCATGCCTTCACGGCCACGGCCACGCCGCGGGTGCGGGCGGACATCGCCACGGAGTTGGCGCTGCGTGAGCCCGAGGTCCTGGTTGGGAGTTTCGACCGCCCGAACCTCGTCTACCGGGTGCGCCGGCGCACGGATCGGCTGCGGCAGGTCACGGAGGCGCTGGAGCGGCACCGGGGAGCGGCCGGGATCGTCTACTGCATCCGCCGGGCGGAGGTGGATCAGCTCGCCGAGGCGCTGCGCGGGCGGGGGTACCGGGCCGTGGCCTATCATGCCGGGTTGGCCGATGCGCAGCGACGGCGCGCTCAGGACGACTTTATCACGGAACGGGCGGATGTCATCGTAGCCACGGTGGCGTTCGGGATGGGCATCGACCGCTCGGACGTGCGCTACGTGATCCACGCCGGCATGCCCAAGTCCATCGAGCACTACCAACAGGAGGCGGGCCGGGCCGGGCGCGACGGCCTGACGTCGGAGTGCCTCTTGCTTTACTCCGGCGGCGACTTCGGTCTGTGGCGGTCCATCCTGATGGCGGAGGGATTGCCGGCGCCGGGCGCCCTGCCGAAGCTCGAGCAGATGTATAACTATTGCCAGGGCGCCGTGTGCCGGCACCGCTTCCTTGTGGACTACTTTGGCCAGGCATACCGCGCGGACAGGTGCGGGGCCTGCGACGTCTGTCTTGGCGAGATCGCAGTCGAGGATGGCTCGGCGACGCTGGCGCTGCAGATCCTTGCCTGCGTGACAGAGATGGGGGAGCGGTTCGGCGCCGACTACGTGACAGACGTCCTGCGTGGGGCCGAAACCGCCAAGATCGCGGCGAGGCGTCACAATCGGTTGGACACCTACGGCGTCCTGCGACAGCACCCGAAGGCGACGGTCCGGAATTGGATTGAGCAGCTCGAGGGAGATGGGTGCCTCATACGTGAGGAGGGCGAGTACCCGACGCTCAACGTCACCGTACGGGGCCGTCGGGCCCTTCGGGGCGAAGACGCGGCGCCGCTGCTTCGGACGGTCGCCCGCCCCGCGCGCGTCGCGCCGTCCAGACCGACGCGCCAAGCCGCGCCGCCGGGCCTGGGCCGGACGAGCGATGAGGAGCTGTTCGAGACGCTTCGCGCCCTCCGCCGGACCATGGCCGACGAGCGGGGCATCCCGCCCTACCTCATCTTCAGCGACGCCAGCCTGCGCGAGATGGCGCGAGAGCGCCCCACCACCGAGGATGGGTTCCTGCAGATCAAGGGGGTGGGTCTGCGCAAGCTCCAGGAGCTCGGCCCGCGCTTTCTGGCCTGCCTCCGCGAACACGGATTATCTGGCGAATAA
- the vapC_8 gene encoding tRNA(fMet)-specific endonuclease VapC, which produces MAKVKLLIDTDIFIDYLNTGLLSALFEGKRFEIYYSVVTKKELLSKVGLKEAERSAILLTLKRYRIIPLDKRIAGMFADLQRTHPAIEKEDALIAVTALVRRLPLVTRNWKHYRAIEGLTLFAGGD; this is translated from the coding sequence GTGGCAAAGGTCAAACTCCTGATCGACACGGACATCTTCATTGACTACCTCAACACCGGTCTCCTCAGCGCGCTGTTCGAGGGCAAGCGGTTCGAGATCTATTATTCCGTGGTGACGAAGAAGGAGCTGTTGTCCAAGGTAGGGCTTAAAGAAGCCGAGCGCTCGGCTATCCTCCTGACGCTCAAGCGGTACCGAATCATCCCGTTGGATAAGCGGATCGCCGGGATGTTTGCCGATCTTCAGCGCACGCACCCCGCGATAGAGAAAGAGGACGCCCTGATTGCCGTGACGGCGCTAGTGCGGAGGTTGCCCCTCGTGACGCGCAACTGGAAGCACTATCGGGCTATCGAAGGACTCACGCTTTTTGCAGGGGGTGACTGA